Proteins co-encoded in one Streptomyces sp. JH34 genomic window:
- the xylB gene encoding xylulokinase, which yields MPPRTVVIGVDSSTQSTKAAVTDTETGELLAVGRAPHVVTGEGGARETDPEVWWLALCDAVAAGLKEAGLSPSAVVGIAVAGQQHGLVTLDRSGRPLRPALLWNDTRSAPQAAALVAELGGPEAWTARTGTVPVASMTATKWRWLRENDPANAEATASVRLPHDFLTERLAGVAATDPGDASGTCWYSTATGAYDPELLDRLGLDASMLPEVAATGGTRIGSLTESAAAALGLPAGIAVAAGTGDNMSAAVGLGLGGAGLLDHPVLSLGTSGTVFAASRTRPASTALSGFAAADGTYLPLACTLNCTLAVDKVAALLGLHRDDATPGGEAVLLPYLDGERTPDLPTSSGLLTGLRHDTTPQQLLGAAYEGAAYTVLRALDELLLACGLDPADPEVAERPLRLIGGGAQGRTWVETVRRLSGRPLIVPGSGELVALGAAALAASAAGGGDPVAIATRWNEKSQDAELPSTERDVETWERVGSVLDRASEPVLGG from the coding sequence ATGCCGCCGCGTACCGTCGTCATCGGCGTGGACAGTTCCACCCAGTCCACCAAGGCTGCAGTCACCGACACCGAGACCGGTGAGCTGCTCGCCGTCGGCCGCGCCCCGCATGTCGTCACCGGCGAGGGCGGGGCACGCGAGACCGATCCCGAGGTCTGGTGGCTGGCACTGTGCGACGCCGTCGCGGCCGGGCTCAAGGAGGCCGGGCTCTCCCCGAGCGCCGTCGTCGGCATCGCGGTCGCGGGCCAGCAGCACGGACTGGTGACCCTCGACCGGTCCGGGCGCCCGCTGCGCCCCGCGCTCCTCTGGAACGACACGCGCTCCGCGCCGCAGGCCGCGGCACTCGTCGCCGAGCTGGGCGGCCCCGAGGCGTGGACCGCGCGCACCGGCACGGTGCCCGTCGCCTCCATGACCGCGACGAAGTGGCGGTGGCTCCGCGAGAACGACCCGGCGAACGCCGAGGCGACGGCCTCCGTACGCCTCCCCCACGACTTCCTCACGGAGCGGCTGGCCGGCGTCGCGGCGACGGACCCGGGTGACGCGTCGGGCACCTGCTGGTACTCCACCGCGACGGGCGCGTACGACCCGGAACTCCTGGACCGGCTCGGCCTGGACGCCTCCATGCTGCCGGAGGTCGCCGCGACGGGCGGGACCCGGATCGGCTCCCTGACGGAGTCCGCGGCCGCGGCGCTCGGCCTGCCGGCCGGGATCGCCGTCGCGGCGGGCACCGGGGACAACATGAGCGCCGCAGTGGGCCTGGGCCTCGGCGGCGCGGGCCTGCTGGACCACCCCGTGCTGAGTCTGGGCACCTCGGGCACGGTCTTCGCCGCGTCCCGGACCCGCCCCGCGTCCACGGCCCTCTCGGGCTTCGCCGCCGCCGACGGCACGTACCTCCCGCTGGCCTGCACGCTCAACTGCACCCTCGCGGTCGACAAGGTGGCGGCGCTGCTCGGGCTGCACCGCGACGACGCCACGCCTGGTGGCGAGGCCGTCCTCCTCCCCTACCTGGACGGCGAACGCACCCCCGACCTGCCCACCTCGTCCGGACTGCTCACCGGGCTCCGCCACGACACCACGCCGCAGCAACTACTGGGCGCGGCCTACGAGGGGGCGGCCTACACCGTCCTGCGGGCACTCGACGAACTGCTGCTGGCCTGCGGCCTCGACCCGGCCGACCCCGAGGTCGCCGAGCGGCCGCTGCGGCTGATCGGCGGCGGCGCCCAGGGCCGTACGTGGGTGGAGACCGTGCGCCGCCTCTCGGGCCGTCCCCTGATCGTGCCGGGCAGCGGCGAACTGGTCGCGCTCGGTGCGGCCGCGCTGGCCGCCTCCGCTGCCGGCGGCGGCGACCCGGTCGCCATCGCGACCCGGTGGAACGAGAAGTCCCAGGACGCCGAACTCCCGTCGACGGAAAGGGACGTCGAGACGTGGGAGCGCGTCGGTTCGGTGCTGGACAGGGCGTCGGAGCCTGTCCTCGGCGGATGA